A region of the Synechococcus sp. PCC 7502 genome:
ATCTAAGTTAATTGCTTGTTTAAATATTTGCTTTGCCCAAGTGCGATCGCCCTGATCCCAAGCAGCCAATGCCTTCGCAACTAAAGGATGGGGATTAGATGGTTCTAACTTGATAGCAATATCTGCATTTGCGATCGCCCAATTAAAAAAGCCCAACCGATGATATGCCAGACTAAGGTTATAGTAGGCAATTTCATTATCAGGTTTCAGAATCGCCGCCCAATTATGCACTCCGACGGCTGGAATTAAATCACCTTGCACAAGATAAACTATGCCTAAAGCATTACAAGCCTGCACCGAAAAAGGATTGATATATAAAGCTTGAAAAAGCGATCGCTCCGCTTGTTTGTGGTTTCCCGCTAAGTGTAATGTCCAGCCTAAAATAATTCTGCCATTAATATCCTGTGGTGCTAGTTTTACGGATTTTTCTAAGGCAGCGATCGCCTGCGGATAGAGTTTTTGATAACGATATGCCAATCCCTGCTGGCGGTAATAACTGACTGAGTTTTCTGCCCAACTAGTTTGAGTGACAAAGTGAGTTAAAAATATGCCCGTACAAGCAATCCTAATAAAAATTAGCTTTAGATATATTCTTAGCAAAGTATGAGAAATTGTAATTTACTCTAATGTATTCCAATATTTTTTGATCGCCTCTAGCAAAACCAACAACATCAAAACAGGGATCTCTTGAGATCAAGATTAGTTATACTGACCCTAGTTGAATGTTTAATCTTTTCAATGAAATTACCAAATGGCGATAGTTCAGAAATTTCTATGGAAAAAATTTTAGGGTATTGCTTAAACTTCAACCATGATAAGGGTAAAGATAAGGCAAGAGTAATTCAATCTAGGCTGGGTATCACTACTCAAAATGCCGATCGCTTATTTAACCTGATTCAGATTGCAGCAATTGAGGGCGAAGTAGGACAGGAAAGTAGCACGAAATTTGGGAAGGAATATAAAGTAGATTGGAAAATTCCTAATACAGAAAGTACTGAACTTCGGACTATTTGGGAAATAAGCTCAGAATCCATATATCCTCGTTTAATTAGTGCTTTTTTGAAGAGAGAAAAATAATGAAAACTCCACAGTTGCTTGATACGATCGCTATTGTAAAACCAATTTCTATCGATAGACTTTCATTGATGGAATCAGAATATGAATTTAATGGAACTTTACCCGTGGGATTAGTAGGTACGATTGTAAATATTCATGAGCATAATCGAGAGA
Encoded here:
- a CDS encoding tetratricopeptide repeat protein, with protein sequence MLRIYLKLIFIRIACTGIFLTHFVTQTSWAENSVSYYRQQGLAYRYQKLYPQAIAALEKSVKLAPQDINGRIILGWTLHLAGNHKQAERSLFQALYINPFSVQACNALGIVYLVQGDLIPAVGVHNWAAILKPDNEIAYYNLSLAYHRLGFFNWAIANADIAIKLEPSNPHPLVAKALAAWDQGDRTWAKQIFKQAINLDSRYADTEFLNYLEEAGFSTGQIALSKKILRLL
- a CDS encoding DUF4926 domain-containing protein, translating into MKTPQLLDTIAIVKPISIDRLSLMESEYEFNGTLPVGLVGTIVNIHEHNREIDYLVEFADSDGCEFAIAYLQASEFITLQYELTAA
- a CDS encoding DUF6883 domain-containing protein, whose protein sequence is MKLPNGDSSEISMEKILGYCLNFNHDKGKDKARVIQSRLGITTQNADRLFNLIQIAAIEGEVGQESSTKFGKEYKVDWKIPNTESTELRTIWEISSESIYPRLISAFLKREK